Proteins found in one Tistrella bauzanensis genomic segment:
- a CDS encoding glutathione S-transferase family protein, whose product MTNTSPATIATLIGSPGCGSAVIEMALALTGLPHVVEDLPYLEPGAGRDRLLALNPTGKVPVLLLPPVVAGGAPVVMTESAAMILHLADMAGPAGARLAPEPSSPHRPAFLRWLLFLVTEIYPNITIAEHADHLAVPADTIAAFQAAMTARRDDLWRMMAAEAGSPWFLGERFSAIDLYLAVMSGWAGGRARFAATVPRLGRIADAARALPQVAAVLARHGDPDEAPDALDATTAAAPGTTPGETA is encoded by the coding sequence ATGACCAACACATCTCCGGCCACCATTGCCACGCTGATCGGCTCGCCGGGCTGTGGATCGGCGGTGATCGAGATGGCGCTGGCGCTGACCGGGCTGCCCCATGTCGTGGAGGATCTGCCCTATCTGGAACCGGGGGCGGGCCGCGACCGGCTGCTGGCGCTGAACCCGACCGGCAAGGTGCCGGTGCTGCTGCTGCCGCCGGTGGTGGCCGGCGGCGCACCGGTGGTGATGACGGAAAGCGCCGCCATGATCCTGCATCTGGCGGATATGGCGGGGCCGGCCGGGGCGCGGCTGGCGCCGGAGCCGTCATCGCCGCACCGGCCGGCCTTTCTGCGCTGGCTGCTGTTTCTGGTGACCGAGATTTATCCCAACATCACCATTGCCGAACATGCCGACCATCTGGCGGTGCCGGCCGATACGATCGCGGCCTTCCAGGCGGCGATGACGGCACGGCGCGACGATCTGTGGCGGATGATGGCGGCCGAGGCCGGCAGTCCGTGGTTTCTGGGTGAGCGGTTTTCCGCCATCGATCTGTACCTGGCGGTGATGTCGGGCTGGGCTGGCGGTCGGGCGCGATTTGCGGCCACGGTGCCGCGGCTGGGGCGGATCGCCGATGCCGCCCGTGCGCTGCCGCAGGTGGCGGCGGTGCTGGCGCGCCATGGCGACCCGGACGAGGCGCCCGACGCCCTTGACGCCACGACCGCCGCCGCGCCGGGCACGACACCAGGAGAGACTGCATGA
- a CDS encoding YcgN family cysteine cluster protein has product MTDDTGLPYWRAKSLSQMTPGEWDALCDGCGKCCLVKMEDEDTGAVLATDVACRLLDCDSCRCRDYPNRKAIVPDCVVLTPDTLSALDWMPGTCAYRLVAEGRDLPWWHPLVSGDPASVRRAGVGAHGRVVSEETVDEDSLFDHVAAWPD; this is encoded by the coding sequence ATGACCGATGATACGGGCCTGCCATACTGGAGGGCCAAATCCCTGTCGCAGATGACGCCCGGGGAATGGGACGCGCTCTGCGACGGCTGCGGCAAATGCTGTCTGGTCAAGATGGAGGATGAAGACACCGGTGCTGTGCTGGCAACCGATGTCGCCTGCCGCCTGCTCGACTGCGACAGCTGCCGCTGCCGCGATTACCCGAACCGCAAGGCGATCGTGCCCGATTGCGTGGTCCTGACCCCCGATACCCTGTCGGCGCTGGACTGGATGCCGGGCACCTGTGCCTACCGGCTGGTCGCCGAGGGCCGCGACCTGCCCTGGTGGCATCCGCTGGTCTCGGGCGACCCGGCATCGGTTCGCCGCGCGGGTGTCGGCGCCCATGGTCGCGTGGTATCGGAAGAGACGGTCGACGAAGACAGCCTGTTCGACCACGTGGCGGCCTGGCCGGATTAG
- a CDS encoding acyl-CoA thioesterase: protein MTDQPTRDRSTRDRSTRDRPTRGTRADYRHFLPITTRWMDNDVYGHVNNVVYYGYFDTVVNEYLIRRGALDIHAGDVIGLVVESSCRYMASLAFPEPVTAGLRVGRLGNSAVTYEIALFDGDADLAAAEGRFTHVYVDRESRRPVSLPAALRAALEPLVTGS from the coding sequence ATGACCGACCAGCCCACCCGCGACAGGTCCACCCGCGACAGGTCCACCCGCGACAGGCCCACCCGCGGCACCCGCGCGGATTACCGCCATTTCCTGCCGATCACGACCCGCTGGATGGACAACGACGTCTATGGTCATGTCAACAACGTGGTCTATTACGGCTATTTCGACACGGTGGTGAACGAATATCTCATCCGCCGCGGTGCGCTCGACATCCATGCGGGCGATGTGATCGGGCTGGTGGTGGAAAGCAGTTGCCGGTACATGGCCTCGCTGGCTTTTCCCGAGCCAGTGACCGCGGGGCTGCGGGTCGGACGGCTGGGCAACAGCGCCGTCACCTACGAGATCGCGCTGTTCGACGGCGATGCCGATCTGGCTGCCGCCGAGGGCCGCTTCACCCATGTCTATGTCGATCGCGAAAGCCGCCGACCGGTGTCGTTGCCGGCCGCGTTGCGCGCGGCGCTGGAACCGCTGGTGACCGGCTCATGA
- a CDS encoding class I adenylate-forming enzyme family protein, translating into MRRQTLTDHIRENAKDFLNISDAIRAHAAERPAAPAVEDETTHLTWQGFDARIDAITAALQESGIGHGDKVAMLARNAVDVLALYMASLRAGACAVPLSTLASPEQLAAMVTDSGAGLLAVDAYSLPLIGPALDRLGDVRLIGFDFGAGTAGDDRWTGFADWLAAAPATPAPVEIGSEDLFNIIYSSGTTGVPKGIVHSHQMRGAQTRRLQSMGFGPDTVSMVSTPIYSNTTLAALLPTVLFGGHAVLMAKFDAGRFLDLAAAKRATHAMLVPVQYTRILDHPDFDRHDLSSFQMKLSTSAPLRAGTKREIARRWPGGMVEIYGLTEGGLSCLLDVMAFPDKLDTVGRPSEGAEIRVIDDEGRELPQGQIGELVGRGPAMMSGYHNLDDKTAEMMWHDAEGRLFLRSGDMGQVDEDGFVRLLDRRKDMIISGGFNVYAVDLEAVLFTHPDVTDAAVIGIPSRDWGETPLGLVVLKPGAATTADEICRYANERLGKAQRLSAVELRDELPRSPIGKVLKRELREPYISAFERAAAV; encoded by the coding sequence ATGCGCCGCCAGACCCTGACCGACCATATCCGCGAGAATGCCAAAGACTTCCTGAACATCAGCGACGCGATCCGCGCCCATGCCGCCGAGCGTCCGGCCGCGCCCGCCGTGGAGGACGAGACCACCCATCTGACCTGGCAGGGCTTCGATGCCCGCATCGATGCCATCACCGCCGCCCTGCAGGAAAGCGGCATCGGCCATGGCGACAAGGTCGCGATGCTGGCGCGCAACGCCGTGGATGTGCTGGCGCTGTATATGGCCAGCCTGCGCGCCGGCGCCTGTGCCGTGCCGCTGTCGACCCTGGCCAGCCCTGAACAACTGGCGGCGATGGTCACCGACAGCGGCGCCGGGCTGCTGGCGGTGGATGCCTATTCGCTGCCGCTGATCGGGCCGGCGCTGGACCGGCTGGGCGATGTGCGGCTGATCGGCTTCGATTTCGGCGCCGGGACGGCGGGTGACGACCGCTGGACCGGTTTTGCCGACTGGCTGGCGGCCGCGCCCGCGACACCGGCGCCGGTCGAGATCGGCTCGGAAGATCTGTTCAACATCATCTACAGTTCCGGCACCACCGGCGTGCCCAAGGGCATCGTCCACAGCCACCAGATGCGCGGCGCCCAGACCCGGCGCCTGCAATCCATGGGCTTCGGGCCCGACACCGTGTCGATGGTGTCGACGCCGATCTATTCCAACACCACGCTGGCGGCGCTGCTGCCGACGGTGCTGTTCGGCGGCCATGCGGTGCTGATGGCGAAGTTCGATGCGGGACGGTTCCTGGACCTGGCGGCGGCGAAGCGTGCCACCCATGCCATGCTGGTGCCGGTGCAGTATACCCGCATCCTTGACCATCCCGATTTCGACCGCCACGACCTGTCGTCGTTCCAGATGAAGCTGTCGACCAGCGCGCCGCTGCGCGCCGGGACCAAGCGCGAGATCGCGCGCCGCTGGCCCGGCGGCATGGTCGAGATCTATGGCCTCACCGAAGGCGGCCTGTCCTGTCTGCTGGATGTGATGGCCTTCCCCGACAAGCTCGACACCGTCGGCCGGCCGTCGGAGGGTGCCGAGATCCGGGTGATCGACGACGAGGGCCGCGAACTGCCCCAGGGCCAGATCGGCGAGCTGGTCGGCCGGGGACCGGCGATGATGAGCGGCTATCACAATCTCGACGACAAGACCGCCGAGATGATGTGGCACGACGCCGAGGGCCGGCTGTTCCTGCGCTCGGGCGATATGGGCCAGGTCGACGAGGACGGCTTCGTGCGGCTGCTGGACCGGCGCAAGGACATGATCATCTCGGGCGGGTTCAATGTCTATGCGGTCGACCTTGAAGCGGTGCTGTTCACCCATCCGGATGTCACCGACGCGGCGGTGATCGGCATCCCCAGCCGCGATTGGGGCGAGACGCCGCTGGGTCTGGTGGTGCTGAAGCCGGGAGCCGCCACCACGGCCGACGAGATCTGCCGCTATGCGAATGAGCGTCTGGGCAAGGCGCAGCGGCTGTCGGCGGTGGAGTTGCGCGACGAACTGCCGCGCAGCCCGATCGGCAAGGTGCTGAAGCGGGAACTGCGCGAGCCCTATATCAGCGCCTTCGAACGCGCCGCGGCGGTGTGA
- a CDS encoding iron-containing alcohol dehydrogenase: protein MPSFVFETTRSIVSEAGACARLGQIMRDLGATRVMVVTDPGVRKFGLLDVGLDSLTAAGLEPLVFDGVVADPPAEVVEAAAAEARAQGIDGVVGLGGGSSMDVAKLVAFLVATPVGLETIYGVGNARGRRLPLVQVPTTAGTGSEVTPISIVTTGAAEKKGVVSGLLLPDVALLDADLTLGLPRHVTAATGVDAMVHAIEAYTSAHKKNPLSDVLAREALRLLGGAIHRVCSDGRDRAARADMMLGALLAGQAFANAPVAAVHALAYPLGGHFHVPHGLSNSLVLPHVLRFNLESEAAARAYGELAPIIFPGIDRSGGDRAVSARFADALGGLTADLGLETRLSQVGVGHNHLPLLAEDAMKQTRLLVNNPRSVTLDDARAIYEAAL from the coding sequence CTGCCGTCCTTCGTGTTCGAAACCACCCGCAGCATCGTCAGCGAGGCCGGCGCCTGCGCGCGGCTCGGCCAGATCATGCGCGATCTGGGGGCGACGCGGGTGATGGTGGTAACCGATCCGGGTGTGCGCAAATTCGGCCTGCTGGATGTGGGGCTGGACAGCCTGACCGCCGCCGGTCTTGAACCGCTGGTCTTCGACGGCGTGGTCGCCGATCCGCCGGCCGAGGTGGTCGAGGCCGCCGCCGCCGAGGCGCGCGCGCAGGGCATCGACGGCGTGGTCGGCCTTGGCGGTGGCAGTTCCATGGACGTGGCCAAGCTGGTCGCCTTCCTGGTCGCGACCCCTGTGGGGCTTGAGACGATCTATGGCGTGGGCAATGCCCGTGGTCGCCGGCTGCCGCTGGTACAGGTGCCGACCACGGCCGGCACCGGATCGGAGGTGACGCCGATTTCCATCGTCACCACCGGTGCGGCCGAAAAGAAGGGCGTGGTGTCGGGGCTGCTGCTGCCCGACGTTGCCCTGCTGGATGCCGATCTCACCCTTGGCCTGCCGCGCCACGTGACCGCCGCCACCGGCGTCGATGCCATGGTCCACGCGATCGAGGCCTACACCAGCGCGCATAAGAAGAACCCGCTGTCGGACGTGCTGGCGCGCGAGGCGCTGCGGCTGCTGGGCGGGGCCATCCACCGGGTGTGCAGCGACGGCCGCGACCGGGCGGCCCGCGCCGATATGATGCTGGGCGCGCTGCTGGCCGGCCAGGCCTTCGCCAATGCGCCGGTGGCGGCGGTCCACGCGCTGGCCTATCCACTGGGCGGGCATTTCCATGTGCCTCACGGGTTGTCGAATTCGCTGGTGCTGCCGCATGTGCTGCGCTTCAACCTGGAAAGCGAGGCCGCGGCCAGGGCCTATGGCGAACTGGCGCCGATCATCTTCCCCGGCATCGACCGGTCGGGCGGCGATCGCGCGGTGTCGGCCCGCTTCGCCGACGCGCTGGGCGGGCTCACGGCCGATCTGGGGCTGGAAACCCGGCTGTCGCAGGTGGGGGTGGGCCATAATCACCTGCCGCTGCTGGCCGAGGATGCGATGAAGCAGACCCGGCTTCTGGTCAACAACCCGCGCAGCGTGACGCTCGACGACGCCCGCGCGATCTATGAGGCGGCGCTCTGA